The sequence GCTCGGGCGCCGGCTCGATGGTCGCCTACGCCATGCGGATCACCGACCTGGACCCGCTCGAGCACGGTCTGCTGTTCGAGCGCTTCCTGAACCCGGACCGCGTCTCCATGCCCGACTTCGACGTCGACTTCGATGACCGCCGCCGCGGCGAGGTCATCGAATACGTCGAGCGCAAGTACGGCGACGACCGCATCGCCCAGGTCGCCACCTACGGCGTGATGAAGACGAAGAACTCCCTCAAGGACGCCGCGCGCGTGCTCGACTACCCCTTCTCGATGGGCGACCGCCTCTCCAAGGCGCTGCCGCCCACCGTGATGGGCAAGGACATCTCGGTCAAGGGCATCTTCGACCCCGAGGACAAGCGCTACGCCGAGGCGGGCGAGTTCCGCCGCATCCACGACGAGGACCCCGACGTGCAGAAGGTCGTCGAGATCGCGAAGGGCGTCGAGGGCCTCACCCGCGGCTGGGGCGTGCACGCCTGCGCCGTCATCATGTCCAGCGACCCGCTGGTGGACATCGTCCCGATGATGCGCCGTCCCTCCGACGGCCAGATCATCACCCAGTTCGAGTACCCCACGCTCGAGACCCTCGGCCTGCTGAAGATGGACTTCCTCGGGCTGCGCAACCTCACCGTCCTCTCCGACGCGGTGGCGAACATGGCGCGCAACGGCAAGACGCCCCCCGATCTGGAGACCCTCCCCTTCGACGACCCGGCCACCTACGAGCTGCTGCAGAAGGGCGACACCCTGGGCGTGTTCCAGCTGGACGGCTCCGGCATGCGCACCCTGCTGCGGCAGATGAAGCCCGACCAGTTCGGGGACATCACCGCCGTCTCGGCGCTGTACCGGCCGGGCCCGATGGGCATGGGCTCGCACACCAACTACGCGCTGCGCAAGAACGGCCTGCAGGAGATCACGCCGATCCATCCCGAGCTCGAGGAGCCGCTCGCGGAGATCCTCGACGAGACCTACGGCGTGCTCGTCTACCAGGAGCAGGTCATGCAGACCGCGCAGAAGGTCGCCGGGTACAGCCTCGGCGAAGCGGACATCCTGCGCCGCGCCATGGGCAAGAAGAAGAAGGCGGAGCTGGACAAGCAGTACGTCTCCTTCGAAGCCGGCATGAAGAGCAACGGCTACTCCGACGCGGCCGTGCAGGCGCTGTGGGAGACGCTGCTGCCCTTCGCCGACTACGCCTTCAACAAGTCCCACTCGGCCGCCTACGGCGTGGTGTCCTACTGGACCGCCTACCTCAAGGCGAACCACCCCACCGAGTACATGGCCGCGCTGCTGACCTCCACGCAGGAGAACCGTGACCGCCTGGGCCTGTACCTGGGCGACTGCCGGCACCGCGGCATCACCGTGCTCCCGCCGGACGTCAACGAATCGGATCTGTACTTCTCCGCCGTGGGCGAGGACATCCGCTTCGGGCTCTCCGCGATCCGCAACGTGGGCGCCCACGTGGTCGAGGAGATCATCAAGACCCGCGAGGAGAAGGGCGCCTTCACCTCCTTCACGGACTTCCTGGACAAGGTGCCGCTGAGCGTGTGCAACAAGCGCACCATCGAGTCGCTCATCAAGGGCGGCGCCTTCGACGAGCTGGGCGCGAACCGTCGCTCGCTCGTGCTGATCCACGAGGACGCCGTCGACTCCGTCGTCGACGTCAAGCGCAAGGAGGCCCAGGGCCAGTACGACCTCTTCGCCGACATGTTCGCCGGCGCGGGAGGCGACGGGGAGGAGTCGATGGCCTCCGGCTCCGCCGCCACCATCACCGTCCCGGACCTGCCCGAATGGGATCGCAAGGAGAAGCTCGCCTTCGAGCGGAACATGCTGGGGCTGTACGTCTCCGATCACCCGCTGTACGGGCTCGAGCACGTCATCGCCCAGAACTCCTCCACCTCGATCAGCGCGCTCGCCGACGACGGCGCCGTCCAGGACGGCACGATGGTGACGATCGCGGGGCTGATCACGTCCCTGCAGCGCAAGACCACGAAGAAGGGCGACATGTGGGCGATCGCCACGGTCGAGGACCTCGAGGGCTCGATCGACTGCCTGCTGTTCCCCTCCACGTACCAGACCGTCGCCACCGAGCTGGCGGAGGATCTCATCGTTTCGATGAAGGGCCGCGTGGACAGCTCCAAGGGCATGCCGGAGCTGCGGGTGATGGAGATGATGATCCCGGAGACCGGGGGAGGGGCCGACGGGCCCGTGGTCATCGCCCTGCCCGCGATGCGTGCGAACGAGCGCGTGGTCCAGGACCTCCGGGGCGTGCTCGAGGACAACCCCGGCGGGAGCGAGGTGCGCCTGCGGCTGCAGGAGCCGGGCCGCACCACGCTCATGCAGCTGGACAAGCGCCTCTCGGTCACCCCGTCCGCCGCGCTGTACGCCTCGCTGAAGACCCTGCTGGGACCCGGATGCCTGCAGTGACGCGATGACCTCGTGGCGGGTGGCGACCTTCAACATCCGCCACGGCCTCGGACCCGACGAGCGCGTGGATCTTCCGCGCCTGGCCGGGCAGATCGCCGCGCTCGACGCCGACGTGATCGGCCTGCAGGAGGTCGACGTCCGCTTCGGCGACCGCTCGGACCACGCCGACCAGGCCGCACGGCTCGGCGAGCTGCTGGGGATGCAGGTCCGCTTCGGCGCCGCGCTCGACCTGCCCCCGGAGGCTCCCGGCGCTCCGCGGCGGCAGTACGGACTCGCGCTGCTGACCCGCCACGAGATCCTCACCCAGCAGATGCACCTGCTGCCCGACCACCCCGCGGGCCCGCCGTCGCGGGAACCGCGTGGTGTGCTCCATGCGCGGCTGCGGCACCGCGGGGGCGAGGAGCTCGACGTGCTCGTCACCCACCTCGACGACGCCGCGCGCGAGCACCGCACCGCGCAGGTGCAGGGCATCCTCCGCCTCGCCGAGCAGATCCCGGGCCCGGCGGTGCTCCTGGGAGACATGAACGCCGATCCCTCCGCCCCGGAGCTCGCAGCCCTCTCCGCCACCGGGTGGCGCGATGCCGCACAGCACGTGGGCCTCGACGCCGCACAGCACGTGGGCCGGGCCGCCGCGGAGGGGACCGGCCCGGGGGAGGGCTCGACCGCCGCGCCGCCGCGCACCGCCCGGCGGCGCGCCGTGCCGCCCGGCATCGCCCACGCCGCGCGGTCCCTGCTCGCGCTCGCCGGCCGGGACCGCGGCACGGCCCCGCGCGCCACCCATCCCGCGCAGTTCCCGGTGCGCCGCATCGATGCGCTGTGGCTGCGCGGCGGGATCACGGCCTGTGCCGTGACCGTCGGCCCGAGGGGCAGCTCGGACCACCGCTCGGTGGTCGCCACCGTGCACCTGGAGCCCCCGCCACCCGGCGCCCCGCACCGAGGAGCGCGCAGGGGCTAGCGTGACCTCATGAGCATCATCGCCGAGGACTTCCTGCCCGACTCCCTGCTGGACACCTTCCGCGAGCGGGCGGTGGTCCACGACCGGG comes from Brachybacterium faecium DSM 4810 and encodes:
- a CDS encoding DNA polymerase III, alpha subunit (PFAM: Bacterial DNA polymerase III alpha subunit; OB-fold nucleic acid binding domain; PHP domain~TIGRFAM: DNA-directed DNA polymerase III (polc)) encodes the protein MASSSSDDFVHLHVHTDYSLLDGAAKIDKLVAETVRQGQPAVAITDHGYLFGAYEFYKAAKDAGIKPIIGIEAYVTPGTSRHDRTRTQWGTREQQLAGDDVSARGAYTHMTLLSHSTTGMHNLFRLGSAASLEGQMGKWPRMDREILSQYSDGLIATTGCPSGEVQTRLRLGQFDEAVKAAGEFQDIFGKEHYFVELMDHGLDIEKRVSKDLLEVAKAVGAPLLATNDLHYVTEQDATIQDVLLCINSGSRLNDPDRFKFGGSGYYLKSAQQMRELFREMPEACDNTLRVAEMCDVEFRTTAEGANYMPHFPTPPGEDEESWFVKEVQRGLEYRYPAGIPDDVQKRADYEVSVILQMGFPGYFLVVSDYIKWAKEQDIRVGPGRGSGAGSMVAYAMRITDLDPLEHGLLFERFLNPDRVSMPDFDVDFDDRRRGEVIEYVERKYGDDRIAQVATYGVMKTKNSLKDAARVLDYPFSMGDRLSKALPPTVMGKDISVKGIFDPEDKRYAEAGEFRRIHDEDPDVQKVVEIAKGVEGLTRGWGVHACAVIMSSDPLVDIVPMMRRPSDGQIITQFEYPTLETLGLLKMDFLGLRNLTVLSDAVANMARNGKTPPDLETLPFDDPATYELLQKGDTLGVFQLDGSGMRTLLRQMKPDQFGDITAVSALYRPGPMGMGSHTNYALRKNGLQEITPIHPELEEPLAEILDETYGVLVYQEQVMQTAQKVAGYSLGEADILRRAMGKKKKAELDKQYVSFEAGMKSNGYSDAAVQALWETLLPFADYAFNKSHSAAYGVVSYWTAYLKANHPTEYMAALLTSTQENRDRLGLYLGDCRHRGITVLPPDVNESDLYFSAVGEDIRFGLSAIRNVGAHVVEEIIKTREEKGAFTSFTDFLDKVPLSVCNKRTIESLIKGGAFDELGANRRSLVLIHEDAVDSVVDVKRKEAQGQYDLFADMFAGAGGDGEESMASGSAATITVPDLPEWDRKEKLAFERNMLGLYVSDHPLYGLEHVIAQNSSTSISALADDGAVQDGTMVTIAGLITSLQRKTTKKGDMWAIATVEDLEGSIDCLLFPSTYQTVATELAEDLIVSMKGRVDSSKGMPELRVMEMMIPETGGGADGPVVIALPAMRANERVVQDLRGVLEDNPGGSEVRLRLQEPGRTTLMQLDKRLSVTPSAALYASLKTLLGPGCLQ
- a CDS encoding metal-dependent hydrolase (PFAM: Endonuclease/Exonuclease/phosphatase family) produces the protein MTSWRVATFNIRHGLGPDERVDLPRLAGQIAALDADVIGLQEVDVRFGDRSDHADQAARLGELLGMQVRFGAALDLPPEAPGAPRRQYGLALLTRHEILTQQMHLLPDHPAGPPSREPRGVLHARLRHRGGEELDVLVTHLDDAAREHRTAQVQGILRLAEQIPGPAVLLGDMNADPSAPELAALSATGWRDAAQHVGLDAAQHVGRAAAEGTGPGEGSTAAPPRTARRRAVPPGIAHAARSLLALAGRDRGTAPRATHPAQFPVRRIDALWLRGGITACAVTVGPRGSSDHRSVVATVHLEPPPPGAPHRGARRG